One window of Amaranthus tricolor cultivar Red isolate AtriRed21 chromosome 13, ASM2621246v1, whole genome shotgun sequence genomic DNA carries:
- the LOC130798989 gene encoding uncharacterized protein LOC130798989, producing MSGAQGANPPTSFTATTYESVQEQQNRPRTDIRSREDDKGIQIDKLQDKVEDAAGKGGPVFGPGKDDPPDKQDLGVTGTG from the coding sequence ATGTCAGGAGCACAAGGAGCAAACCCGCCGACGTCGTTTACAGCAACGACGTACGAGTCAGTGCAGGAGCAACAGAACAGACCCAGGACTGATATAAGGTCCCGGGAGGATGACAAAGGAATTCAGATTGATAAACTTCAGGACAAAGTTGAAGATGCTGCTGGTAAAGGAGGACCCGTTTTTGGCCCGGGTAAAGATGATCCTCCTGATAAGCAAGATTTGGGTGTTACTGGGACTGGTTAA